ACTCCTTTATAAATAAGCATTGTAAAAACCGAAATCATAAGTCCCTTTATAATATTTGCGGGAATTGCGCTGAATAAAATCACTTCCAGTTTTGTCTTTATAAACGGTATTATTTCTCCGAATGCAGCAATCACCTGGTCTATCGGCATGAACACGCTGTACATCGGAAGAAGCACAAAATAGTTAAGAAGTCCCGCAACTACCGCCATGACCACGCTTGCGGCTATACAAGCAATCAGAGCGGTTTTCTTGGTCTTTCTTCTTTTATAAATAATCCCCGCAGTGAATACAAAAGACGCTCCCATCAAAAAGTTTGCCAGTTCTCCTATTCCTCCGGTGTTGGTACTGAACAATTGAAGGCCGTTTTTAATAAGCTCTATAACTACTCCCGTTACGGGACCGAAAGCGAATGCGCCGATAAGAGCGGGTAAATCGGATAGATCCATCATAGCAAATGACGGAGACAGCGGCATAGGGATTTCCAAAAATGCCAAAAGGAATGATACCGCACTTAACATTGCGGTAACCACCATGACTCTTACGTTTAAGTTTGACCTTGTCTTTTGTGTTGTTTTTTCAGTAATGTTCTCCATAATTCTCCTTATAAACAGATATGAGGTGAATTTAAAAAACGCCCTGAGTACTAAAACAACAGGGCGATTTCTTATCATATCTTCTTTCATCCGGACTTTACCGTCGGTTATGGAATTTCACCATATCAGCCATTAGCTCGCAGACTTTACTGCCGGTCAGGAATTGCACCTTGCCCTGAAGATAAATTTCTTAAGGTATTAAATTTATGTAATCTAAATTTAGATAACTGGAGGATCAAGCTAAATCTTCGATTACTTTTATATTATACAATTTTTTTTATTGGTTGTAAATATTTTACAGGGATATAGTTAGAGAGAAACATATATAAATTTTTATTTATTATTTGATAACCATTTTAACCTTAATAAAATGATTAATAAATAATCCAAGATATATCA
This region of Anaerofustis stercorihominis DSM 17244 genomic DNA includes:
- a CDS encoding ECF transporter S component, with amino-acid sequence MENITEKTTQKTRSNLNVRVMVVTAMLSAVSFLLAFLEIPMPLSPSFAMMDLSDLPALIGAFAFGPVTGVVIELIKNGLQLFSTNTGGIGELANFLMGASFVFTAGIIYKRRKTKKTALIACIAASVVMAVVAGLLNYFVLLPMYSVFMPIDQVIAAFGEIIPFIKTKLEVILFSAIPANIIKGLMISVFTMLIYKGVSPILKGEK